Genomic window (Fibrobacter sp. UBA4297):
TCGACAATCATGAATTCCATTTCGACGCCGAAGCGTTCCCAAAGTTTGTAATTGCTCATGATTGCCCCCTATAAAAACATATCTCTTTCATGCTGTAGCACTTTCTGTTGTGCTGCGTTTTGGCGGTCTTCGATGCGGTGGCGCAAGCTCCTCATGATGGCAAGATAAATCTTCTTTTTGCCAACTTGGTCTTCGATACCGTGGTCGATACTCGGGTTGTCATTCACTTCAATCACAACCGGGTGACCGTTGATTTCCTTGAGATCGACACCGTAAAGCCCGTTACCGATAAGGCTTGCTACGCGGAGGGCAGTTTTCACGATACCGTGGGGGACGCTTTCAATCGGCAGGCAATCCCACTTGCCGCAGACTTCGTTCTTGTCCTTGCTATCCCAGTTGTATATTTGCCAGTGGTCTTTCGCCATGTAGTATTTGCAGGCAAAGAGCGGCTTTCCGTCGAGAATGCCGATTCTCCAGTCAAATTCCGTGGGCGTGAATTCCTGCGCGATGAGCAAATCGCTGTGTTCGAACATCGTGTCGAGAATCTTTTCGAGTTCTTCTTTGTTGTTTGCCTTTTTGACGCCCATGCTGAAGCTCGAATCCGGCGTCTTGATGACCATCGGGAATCCGATTTCCTTGGCGAGCGTGTGGCGGTTTTCGCTGTGGGCGATAATCGTCTTTGGTGCCGGAATCTTACCGACAGTCATCAGTTCTTGCAAATAAACTTTGTTGGAGCAACGTAAAATACTGTCGGGATCATCAATGACGGCGATGCCTTCGCTCTGGGCACGGCGTGCAAATGCGTATGTGTGATGGTTGACGTTTGTCGTTTCACGAATGAAGATGGCATCAAATTCACCAACGCGGTGGTAGTCCGTCTTGGTAATCATTTCCACGCGGAAACCTGTATCTTGCGCGGCTTCAATGAACAGCTGAATGGCTTCCTTGTTGCTCGGAGGTTCCACTTCTTCGGGGTTCGTTAAAATGCCGAGATCATACACGTAGTCTTCCGTCTTGGGGGAGACGTAGCGGTCTTTCTGGAAGTATTCGATGGCGAACTGGTCCACCATTTCCTTATGCGTTTCGGGAATTTCGTCAACGCTAATCGGGCGGATGGACTGGATGAACCATTTTTGCTTGAAGACAAATTTTGCACGCAGGAGCGGTGCCTGGAAAACGCGGTAAAGTGCCTGCGAAAGTTCTAAGTATTGAGCACTGACGTTTTGCCCAAAGTAAATCGAAAGCACGAATTCCGTGCCGGTCAGCTTGTGCAGGCTCTTCTGGATCAGCTCGTCGATTTCGTCGCTGATGATTTTTACGACTGCCGGGGCCTTGAAATCGCGGATGTTCTTGACGTTCGGGATGACCTTGTGACCGCGTGCTTCGGCAAGCAGGCTTACATAATAGCCCTTGCTCTGATAGCTGTAGTCCTTGCACAAGTTGAAAACGCGAACGTTTTTCTGGGTTGTAAATTCTGGATTAGTAAGGTAGTCTTTTGCCGAGACAATTTCGGCTTCGGGAATGTGGAACTTCCAATTCTTTGGCGTGTTCACGACAATTATCTTTTTCATAATATCTGCACGTGTGGCGTCTTCATGTCGAAGTTGCGTCGGGCGTGCCAAAAACCTCTTTGCTTTTTGACGATATAAAGATAGCTCAATATTTCAAGAATTGTAAAGCGTGGTGGGGAAAAGGGAGATTTTTTAGCCTTTCATTCGAATTTCGTTGTTATATCCAGCGTGTCGCCACGACCGTATTGGGCTTTATAGACAAGTTTCCATGTAATGGTTGAGTCCTTGTAAGATTGAAGCGATTTGTTGAAAAGCTGATAGCTGTAAATACGGGCTTTTTCGGGCAATTCTTCGAAAATGACGTTATGGTATTCTTCGTAGGGATCGGGACGTTTAGAAGCTCTCCGATATTCAAGGGTGCACATTTTTTTCTTTTTAGAAATCTCTTTAACGACTGCTTTTGGATAGTTTTTTTGCCATTCGAAATCCTTAGGTAGCCCGATGGGTTCTATACTGTAATTAGATTTGAACGTTAGCAATGCAGAACAAGACGAGTTCGGCAAAACAGAAAAGACTTTTGCCACGGAGTCGCGATTGAAATCGGGAATATTTGCTACAGGAATGTAATTTGTGATGGCTTCTTTTCCAAAGTTCAAATTTTTATAAGATGCATTTGCAGAAATGTCTTTGTTATTTGGAAAATTGCATTGTTTCCCCTTGGGAACGGATTCTCTACGAATGCATGAAAAATGGTCTGCGAAAATTTTACAATCAGAAGGAAGCCAAATGGTGGTATCTCCTTTAAAATCAAGAATGCGATAAAAGAGAGTATCTTTTGTTAAACTTCTTTTAATTGTGGAATCGAAGCACTTTGTGTAAGTTTGATTTTGGGTAACTTCGAATTTTGTCGTGATATCTAGCGTGTCGCCGCGATCGTACTGGTCCCTATAGACAAGCTTCCACGAAAAAGTTGTGTCTTTATATAGGATTGATGTATTAAGTAGTTGGTATTCGTAGATTACTTTCTCTTTGGGTAAATAACGAATATCAACAACTTGTCTTGACTGATTAAAAAAATCATTACGTATTGGATGAATACTTATTGGATGAATTCTAACTTTTCCTCTAATTATTTTCTGTCGTGATGTTATGCATACATTTTCTTCTGTGGAATCTTTACGAATGTACATTTCATCCGCATCTCGCGTCTTCCATTTAAAATAATCAGGAAGTCCGATAGCTTCGATTTTATAATTTGAACGGAATGTCAAAAGTTTGGAGCAGGGTTTTCCTGATAGATAAGAAAAAAATTTTGCGACATTGTTTCGGTCAAAAGCAGGAATGTCGGCTATTGGAATGTAATTGACGATGGCGTCTTTACCGAAATTTAAATCTTTGTAAATGACTTTTGGTTGCTTTGTATTGTTGTTGGGTATGTTGGTTGAATTTTCTTTTATGTGTGATGAAGGTAATGTATTTCCTGTTTTGTTTTTTTTATGATTTTCTAAGGCTTCATCTAAGATTGACATGTTTTTGTAAATACTTGAAAAATCTTCATGTATTTTATTGATGAATTTTTTGTTTACTATATCAGAAAGATCTTGTATGATCTCTTTTTTGCATGAAAATGATGAATCGCGAATAACACAGTCGGCAGAATCCCACACGGTGGTGTCACCATTAAACTCTAAAATTCGATACATGGTTTTGATTTTGGGAGCTGTGTTGCCGGAGGCGCTTGCTGTATCTTCGGATACTCTAGCTGTATTTTTGTCGCACGCGACTTGCTCGTTATCGTTTTTGAAAACGAAGAACAACAATATGGTTAAACAAACCAGCCCGAAAATGACAACAAACTTCTTTTTCATTTCAAAACCCAATCGTTAGTAATCACCACCGCAAAATACAAAAAATGGAGCAATGGGGCGGATAAATTTTTTTCTACATTTCCCTCTATGCTTACTATTTCGGAATTCCTTCAAGAAAATTCGTTCCCGGCGATTTCGCTTTTTGAAAATGCGGACAATGAGGCTATCCATATAAACGGGGCTTCGGTTCCGCTTGCCTCGATGATGGTGGCGAACCGGTTCTTGAAAAGTCCGCAGAACATTCTGGTGATTGCGAAGGATTACCGCAGTGCCGAAGTCTGGGTCGAGAATCTCGAAAGCATGGTGGGCGAGGAATTTGTTCGCTTTTTTCCATCACTCGGCTTGAAACCTTACGAAATCAAGGTGCCGTTTGAGGGCGTGCTTGAAGAACGTCTGAAGTTCTTCCGAGATGTTTCGCATACCGAAAAGCCGTTTGTTGTTGTTTGTCCGCTCGATGCGTTCTTGATGAAACTCCCGGAACCGGGCGAAATTATGCGACAGGTGCGTACGCTCCGCGTTGGCGACCAGCTGGAGCCTTCGTCTTTACGTCCGTGGTTCCTTGATCACGGCTTTACGGAACAGCCGATGGTGAGCGGCGTGGGCGAGTTTTCGATTCGCGGTTGCATTGTCGATGTGAACTGCTTACTTTATCCGCACCCGATTCGTATTGAATTTTATGGCGACGAGATTGAATCTATCCGTGCGTTCGATATTTTCTCGCAGCGTTCGCTGGAGCAGATGACGCATATCGAGTTCTTCCCGATGGGGGAATTTACGGTGCCGGAATCGGTGATGGCGGGCGAGGAATGTTCCAAAGAATCGCTGTGGTGGCATCGACCGAATCACCAGCGTTTGGTGGCGAGCCTCCTGGATTACATGCCACGTGCGTCGCTTGTATTCGAGGAACTTTCGTTGCTTTCGGAAACTGCTTCGAAGATGTATGGTGCGTTCCGCGGTGCTTATGACGAAGCTCGCGTAGCTGATGCTGGAATTGCGGCCCCTGCGGATATTTGGTTCAAAATTGGTGAACTTTCGCGTTTGTTCGTAGGCCGCGCGTCGCTAGATATGACTCGTGTCAAGGTGGATGATGGCAACTGGCTCGAAATGCACATGCGTCCGCAAGATTTTACTTCGAATGGTACGGATGCGGTTGCAAAAGAAATTGAGGAATTTTACGACAAGGGCGGTCGCGTTTACGTGATGGCCCAGACGATAGGCGGCGTGAACCGCTTGCGTGAAGTTTTTGACGGCCTGCCTGTTGAAGATTATTTTATTGGAAACCTGAGTGAAGGTTTTTGGCTCGAAGACGATAACGTTGCGTTCCTCACGGAATCGAGAATTTTAAACCGCCATGCGAATAAAGCGCGTAAGCACAAGATTGCGGGTTCGGTGACGAATGCGTTGATGGTTGAATCGCTCAATCGCGGAGACCTGGTGGCGCACGAAGACCACGGCATTGGCCGCTACTTGGGGCTTGTCCGCGTGGAAGTCAATGGCGGTATGGTCGATTGCGCGTTGCTGGAATACGATGGCGGCGACCGTTTGAAGTTCCCCGTGTCGGACCTGCAAAAAATTGAACGCCTCGACCGTCCGGAAGATATAGAGACTAAGCTCGACCGTCTCGGCAGCAAAACTTGGGAAAACATCAAGAAGCGCGTCAAGCAAAAGGTTATCCAGATAGCACGTGACCTCGTGGAACTTTACGCCAAGCGCGAACTCGTCGAAGGTTTCGGATTCCCGCCTGATGGCAACATGCAAAAGGAATTCGAGGATTCGTTCGAATACGATCCGACGCCAGACCAGCTCCGTGCCACGGCCGACATCAAGCGCGATATGGAAAGCCGTCGCCCGATGGACCGCCTCATTTGCGGTGATGTAGGCTTTGGTAAAACCGAAGTTGCGATGCGTGCGGCGTTCAAGTGCGTGTCGTCGAACAAGCAGGTC
Coding sequences:
- the mfd gene encoding transcription-repair coupling factor is translated as MLTISEFLQENSFPAISLFENADNEAIHINGASVPLASMMVANRFLKSPQNILVIAKDYRSAEVWVENLESMVGEEFVRFFPSLGLKPYEIKVPFEGVLEERLKFFRDVSHTEKPFVVVCPLDAFLMKLPEPGEIMRQVRTLRVGDQLEPSSLRPWFLDHGFTEQPMVSGVGEFSIRGCIVDVNCLLYPHPIRIEFYGDEIESIRAFDIFSQRSLEQMTHIEFFPMGEFTVPESVMAGEECSKESLWWHRPNHQRLVASLLDYMPRASLVFEELSLLSETASKMYGAFRGAYDEARVADAGIAAPADIWFKIGELSRLFVGRASLDMTRVKVDDGNWLEMHMRPQDFTSNGTDAVAKEIEEFYDKGGRVYVMAQTIGGVNRLREVFDGLPVEDYFIGNLSEGFWLEDDNVAFLTESRILNRHANKARKHKIAGSVTNALMVESLNRGDLVAHEDHGIGRYLGLVRVEVNGGMVDCALLEYDGGDRLKFPVSDLQKIERLDRPEDIETKLDRLGSKTWENIKKRVKQKVIQIARDLVELYAKRELVEGFGFPPDGNMQKEFEDSFEYDPTPDQLRATADIKRDMESRRPMDRLICGDVGFGKTEVAMRAAFKCVSSNKQVAILVPTTILAAQHYENFCERFAAYPVKIALMNRYKSAKEKKEIFKEIAAGTVNIVIGTHALLSNKSEFKDLGLLIIDEEQKFGVKQKEKLRQLRLAVDTLSMSATPIPRSLHLSMTGVRDISLINTPPINRLPVETKLMQRDDEVLKNAILDELARGGQVFVVNDRVQTITKLAEDIEAMAPDAKVAVAHGQMEDHELERVMDAFLSRKFDILVSTSIIESGLDVPNANTIIIMNAHHFGISQLYQMRGRVGRSSVLAKAFLVIPQRGEISQESMRRLKALEQFTDLGSGYQLAMRDLEIRGAGNLLGQEQHGFIAEVGFETYVRLVREAVEMLRGGALEKPIQPRVEIGVDAYLPEDYVEDGLTRISLYQRIARITSQADVQNIESELQDRFGPVPTPAKMLLLVTELGLLAGRLRIQGLALRKGVIVATFAETPSPDPRVLGEISSLCTCSMRYLGMSPLQAVFEVGRGTPVEMAKKTLEVFRAFANIQVQAATVRSADPLLTALGVGGSN
- a CDS encoding RimK family protein, producing the protein MKKIIVVNTPKNWKFHIPEAEIVSAKDYLTNPEFTTQKNVRVFNLCKDYSYQSKGYYVSLLAEARGHKVIPNVKNIRDFKAPAVVKIISDEIDELIQKSLHKLTGTEFVLSIYFGQNVSAQYLELSQALYRVFQAPLLRAKFVFKQKWFIQSIRPISVDEIPETHKEMVDQFAIEYFQKDRYVSPKTEDYVYDLGILTNPEEVEPPSNKEAIQLFIEAAQDTGFRVEMITKTDYHRVGEFDAIFIRETTNVNHHTYAFARRAQSEGIAVIDDPDSILRCSNKVYLQELMTVGKIPAPKTIIAHSENRHTLAKEIGFPMVIKTPDSSFSMGVKKANNKEELEKILDTMFEHSDLLIAQEFTPTEFDWRIGILDGKPLFACKYYMAKDHWQIYNWDSKDKNEVCGKWDCLPIESVPHGIVKTALRVASLIGNGLYGVDLKEINGHPVVIEVNDNPSIDHGIEDQVGKKKIYLAIMRSLRHRIEDRQNAAQQKVLQHERDMFL